One segment of Asaia bogorensis NBRC 16594 DNA contains the following:
- the mrdA gene encoding penicillin-binding protein 2 has protein sequence MMRKNRRTPPSRARAKREEITPSRGIFTRRALLVLATQAGVLGVLGKKLYDLQVHEGDHLRDLAARNRTSKRLLAPARGQIVDRFGIQLAGNKVNWRALLMPEETTDLHATIARFGQIIALDERDQARIERDLRHIRKYVPVALKDFLSWDDMARIELNAPSLPGVLIDVGTTRLYPYGPQLAHIVGYVAPPNERDVASSPMMALPGMRAGRAGIEQTQDLLLRGEPGSVEMEVNSKGRVMGEMDRLDGQQGDEVVLTIDAGLQQMVLNRIGDQAASVVVMDCRNGEVLAMVSTPSFDPSLFDSGVSHAQWIEWTNNVRTPLINKTVAGVYPPGSTFKPAVALAALQSGQISPQDRFTCPGYYDMGGVRFHCWSRWGHGSITMQQALMYSCDVYFYLAARKIGMEPIKAMANGFGLGTKLDIELPHTRAGVIPTPEWRQKHGFHWNGGDTVNAGIGQGFVQVTPLELATYVSRIASGRNVTPHLVRKVNDKDSEHTPLDAAPVLDIPDTHLAVIRQGMFDVVNAPRGTAPKARLNIPDVAMAGKTGSAQVRRVSRALRESGHFNSMNLPWEERPHALFICFAPYDAPRYAIAVVIEHGNGGADAAAPLARDIMTDTLTRDPVNHDHAPGQAVADAE, from the coding sequence GTGATGAGAAAGAACAGGCGGACTCCACCTTCCCGGGCACGTGCCAAACGCGAGGAGATCACCCCCTCGCGCGGTATCTTTACGCGAAGGGCACTTCTTGTTCTGGCAACGCAGGCCGGCGTGCTCGGCGTGCTGGGCAAGAAGCTCTACGATCTTCAGGTGCATGAAGGGGACCACCTGCGCGATCTGGCGGCGCGCAATCGCACGAGCAAACGATTGCTGGCCCCCGCGCGTGGCCAGATTGTCGATCGCTTTGGCATCCAGCTTGCTGGCAACAAGGTCAACTGGCGAGCGCTTCTCATGCCTGAGGAGACGACCGATCTGCACGCAACGATTGCCCGTTTCGGTCAGATCATCGCGCTGGACGAGCGCGACCAGGCCCGTATCGAGCGCGACCTTCGTCATATCCGCAAATATGTGCCTGTCGCGCTCAAGGACTTCCTGAGCTGGGACGATATGGCGCGTATCGAACTGAACGCGCCCAGCCTGCCTGGCGTGCTGATCGATGTGGGAACGACGCGCCTTTATCCCTATGGGCCGCAGCTCGCGCATATCGTCGGCTATGTTGCCCCGCCTAACGAGCGCGATGTGGCCTCAAGTCCCATGATGGCGCTGCCCGGTATGCGCGCAGGTCGCGCAGGCATCGAGCAGACACAGGATCTGCTGCTGCGTGGCGAGCCGGGCTCGGTTGAGATGGAGGTCAACTCCAAGGGTCGTGTCATGGGCGAGATGGACCGCCTGGACGGTCAGCAGGGCGATGAAGTTGTCCTGACCATCGACGCCGGCTTGCAGCAGATGGTGCTCAACCGCATTGGTGATCAGGCAGCGAGCGTTGTGGTGATGGATTGCCGCAACGGCGAGGTTCTGGCCATGGTCAGCACCCCGTCATTCGACCCGTCGCTTTTCGATTCCGGCGTGAGCCATGCGCAATGGATCGAGTGGACGAACAACGTCCGGACACCGCTCATCAACAAGACTGTGGCGGGTGTCTACCCACCGGGCTCGACATTCAAGCCCGCCGTGGCGCTTGCCGCATTGCAATCAGGGCAGATCAGCCCTCAGGACCGGTTCACCTGCCCTGGCTATTACGATATGGGCGGCGTTCGCTTTCATTGCTGGTCGCGCTGGGGGCATGGCAGCATCACCATGCAGCAGGCGCTCATGTATAGCTGCGACGTCTATTTCTATCTCGCAGCGCGCAAGATTGGCATGGAGCCGATCAAGGCGATGGCCAACGGGTTTGGTCTTGGCACCAAACTCGATATCGAATTGCCCCATACACGTGCGGGTGTGATCCCCACGCCGGAATGGCGGCAGAAGCACGGCTTCCACTGGAATGGTGGCGACACGGTCAATGCCGGTATCGGGCAGGGCTTCGTGCAGGTGACGCCGCTCGAGCTTGCAACCTATGTCTCGCGCATCGCCTCCGGCCGGAATGTCACGCCGCATCTGGTGCGCAAGGTGAATGACAAGGATTCCGAGCACACGCCGCTTGATGCCGCGCCTGTGCTCGATATTCCCGACACGCATCTTGCTGTTATCCGGCAGGGGATGTTCGATGTGGTCAATGCACCACGAGGCACCGCGCCCAAGGCCCGGCTGAACATCCCCGATGTGGCCATGGCGGGCAAGACGGGCTCCGCGCAGGTGCGACGCGTTTCACGTGCTCTGCGTGAGAGTGGTCACTTCAATTCGATGAACCTGCCTTGGGAAGAGCGCCCCCACGCGCTGTTCATCTGTTTCGCTCCTTATGACGCGCCACGCTACGCGATTGCCGTTGTGATCGAGCATGGCAATGGCGGTGCCGATGCCGCGGCCCCTCTGGCGCGGGACATCATGACCGACACGCTCACGCGCGACCCGGTCAATCATGACCACGCCCCCGGTCAGGCTGTCGCGGACGCCGAGTAA
- a CDS encoding rod shape-determining protein, whose amino-acid sequence MFSRLLGLMSADMAIDLGTANTLVYVKGRGIVLDEPSVVAIAEVRGKKQVLAVGEEAKLMVGRTPGNITAIRPLRDGVIADFEVAEEMIKHFIRKVHNRRAFASPQIIVCVPSGSTAVERRAIQESAESAGARKVMLIEEPMAAAIGAGLPVTEPSGSMIVDIGGGTTEVAVISLGGIVYARSVRVGGDKMDDAIISYIRKTFNLLIGESSAERLKIDIGSACLPDDPRDPGPVKEVKGRDLINGVPREVLVSQAQVAESLSEPVMQIVDAVTTALENTPPELAADIVDKGIVLTGGGALLYRLDDVLRNATGLPVTVGESPLSCVALGTGRALEEMRRLRNVLISMY is encoded by the coding sequence ATGTTCTCACGTCTGCTGGGTCTCATGTCGGCAGACATGGCTATCGACCTCGGCACCGCCAACACGCTCGTTTATGTCAAGGGACGGGGTATCGTCCTCGATGAACCTTCTGTCGTCGCCATCGCCGAGGTGCGTGGCAAGAAGCAGGTTCTGGCGGTTGGTGAAGAAGCCAAGCTGATGGTCGGTCGCACGCCGGGCAATATCACGGCCATTCGCCCGCTGCGTGACGGCGTGATTGCCGATTTTGAAGTCGCGGAGGAAATGATCAAGCATTTCATCCGCAAGGTGCACAACCGCCGCGCCTTTGCCAGTCCGCAGATCATCGTCTGCGTGCCCTCCGGTTCGACTGCGGTCGAGCGTCGCGCTATTCAGGAAAGCGCCGAAAGCGCTGGTGCGCGCAAGGTCATGCTGATCGAGGAGCCCATGGCGGCTGCCATCGGGGCGGGCCTGCCGGTGACGGAGCCTTCAGGCAGCATGATCGTCGATATCGGCGGTGGTACGACGGAAGTGGCTGTGATTTCTCTTGGTGGCATCGTCTATGCGCGTTCGGTGCGCGTCGGCGGTGACAAGATGGATGATGCAATCATCTCCTACATTCGCAAGACCTTCAATCTGCTCATCGGCGAGAGCTCGGCTGAGCGCCTGAAGATTGATATTGGTTCGGCCTGCCTTCCCGATGACCCGCGCGACCCGGGACCGGTAAAGGAAGTCAAGGGGCGCGACCTCATCAACGGCGTACCGCGTGAGGTTCTGGTGAGTCAGGCACAAGTGGCCGAGAGTCTCTCCGAACCCGTCATGCAGATTGTTGATGCCGTCACAACGGCGCTCGAGAACACGCCCCCTGAACTGGCTGCGGATATCGTCGACAAGGGTATTGTGCTGACAGGTGGCGGCGCACTGCTCTACCGTCTGGATGATGTCCTGCGCAATGCGACAGGTCTGCCGGTGACAGTGGGTGAATCGCCGCTCTCCTGTGTTGCGCTTGGTACCGGGCGCGCACTTGAGGAGATGCGTCGCCTGCGGAATGTCCTTATCTCGATGTACTGA
- the mreC gene encoding rod shape-determining protein MreC encodes MLSIQGRHALAKLMLPFFFILAVGLIMLGLTRRPAVDSLRMKLADGLSPAYRLMAAPGTGLGHLRQSLVGLTDIAGENARLRAENQKLRRWYDVAVALADENAQLKASLHWIPDNAPNFVSGHALRDAGGLYGRSILLAVGDGHGIVPGDVALDVSGLLGRVTETGSHTVRILMINDEASRIPVMLTASRGNAIMAGDGSLYPRLIYYAQDNRPVEGERVVTGEQPAPEGRDHGAFAGMPGGLVVGTVHYLRPGSPVVVPEAALDHPDIVRVFNYMIADHNGPDAPGRVHLTPPMPVAPELPLVPFQKPVRGQG; translated from the coding sequence ATGCTGTCGATACAGGGACGACATGCACTCGCGAAGCTGATGCTGCCGTTTTTCTTCATTCTGGCGGTCGGGTTGATCATGCTTGGTCTGACCCGACGACCGGCGGTTGATTCCCTGCGCATGAAGCTCGCCGACGGGCTCTCTCCGGCTTATCGCCTTATGGCGGCCCCAGGTACAGGTTTAGGGCACCTCCGCCAGTCTCTAGTCGGGCTGACCGATATCGCGGGCGAAAATGCTCGTCTGCGGGCCGAAAACCAGAAACTGCGCCGTTGGTATGATGTCGCGGTCGCTCTTGCGGATGAGAATGCGCAGCTCAAGGCCAGCCTGCACTGGATTCCTGACAACGCGCCTAATTTCGTCAGCGGTCACGCGCTTCGCGATGCGGGCGGGTTATATGGCCGTTCCATTCTTCTGGCAGTGGGTGACGGTCATGGAATCGTGCCGGGTGACGTCGCGCTTGATGTTTCAGGCCTTCTGGGCCGCGTAACCGAAACCGGGTCGCATACGGTGCGTATCCTGATGATCAATGACGAAGCGAGCCGTATCCCGGTCATGCTCACGGCGTCACGCGGCAACGCGATCATGGCCGGCGATGGCTCGCTTTATCCGCGTCTGATCTATTATGCGCAGGATAACCGCCCGGTAGAGGGTGAGCGCGTGGTCACGGGCGAACAGCCTGCACCAGAAGGGCGTGATCACGGGGCTTTTGCGGGTATGCCGGGCGGGCTCGTGGTCGGCACGGTGCACTACCTGCGTCCCGGTTCACCGGTCGTTGTGCCGGAGGCAGCGCTGGATCACCCTGATATCGTTCGTGTGTTCAATTACATGATCGCTGACCATAACGGCCCCGATGCCCCGGGGCGCGTCCATCTCACCCCGCCCATGCCGGTTGCGCCGGAACTGCCCCTCGTTCCGTTTCAGAAGCCCGTGCGCGGGCAGGGCTGA
- a CDS encoding ribonuclease E/G yields the protein MNKRMLIDTTHAEETRVVVMDGDRLEDYDIETSSKKQIKGNIYLAKVIRVEPSLQAAFVDYGGNRHGFLAFSEIHPDYFQIPVADREKLLALQDEDLRADERVETENEGAETTADAEQAEPAEQPDFEARPETVGGEHDTGDEGAAARRTARFLRNYKIQEVIRRRQILLVQVVKEERGNKGAALTTYVSLAGRYCVLMPNALRGGGVSRKITSDSDRKRLRDVIAELDLPRGMAMIVRTAGAQRPGPEITRDCEYLLQLWDDIRNHTLSSVAPTLIYEEANLIKRAIRDLFSKDIEEIIIDGEPAWKNAREFMRLLMPHNANKVKLWRDQSQSLFGRYHVEGHLDAIFSPTAQLKSGGYLVINQTEALVSIDVNSGRSTGQRNIEDTAVRTNLEAAEEVARQLRLRDLAGLVVIDFIDMESRKHNAMVEKRLKDALRSDRARIQIGQISHFGLLEMSRQRLRPSISEAVLVPCPHCQGTGHVRGVESAALHVLRALDEEGLKQKAAEISVHITSGITLYILNNKRDWLGEIEQRHRMRVSFQPDDSLTPADLRIERLRPQVPAEQRAPQPERHESEAPPAAPASIVVEEESDLGAVSAEESRDEAPREENSREDGGRRRRRRRRRNGRRSDESRDMPQAVESDVSDEAEDEEGTAPEQDVAASHDDQAAGDSEALIVPGRRRMRTRRVSREERGQAEAPREARAQEPRKAETRDNADRNGERNGAKRGNEERRRNQPENRWNGPTPADPFGGASFDIFDMIEQAESRLGAPSARNDEPKPTLADSVADNGAESVRAESAASTASLPTEAPAETATSHLREGDEAGARKGRGRPRRRPVAAEQAEPAPTAPAESDSASVAEPVAVAEADQDKPAARRRGRPRKALAAAALPEGDAVDADPAEATADAPKPRRGRTPRKAAANDVETDSAVKAEEQAAKAPAKTSARRGKAKADDAAPVVQPINVDEVAPAKPRTGWWKR from the coding sequence ATGAACAAGCGTATGCTGATCGACACCACACACGCGGAAGAAACCCGCGTTGTGGTCATGGATGGTGATCGTCTCGAAGATTATGATATCGAAACATCATCAAAAAAGCAGATCAAGGGCAACATCTACCTCGCCAAGGTCATTCGCGTAGAGCCCAGCCTTCAGGCTGCTTTTGTCGATTACGGCGGCAACCGTCACGGCTTCCTTGCCTTCAGCGAAATCCATCCGGATTATTTCCAGATCCCGGTTGCCGACCGCGAAAAGCTTCTCGCCCTTCAGGACGAAGATCTCCGCGCCGATGAGCGCGTCGAGACCGAGAACGAAGGCGCCGAGACCACTGCGGATGCGGAACAGGCCGAGCCTGCAGAGCAGCCCGATTTCGAAGCCCGCCCCGAGACCGTTGGTGGTGAGCATGACACGGGTGACGAGGGTGCAGCCGCCCGTCGCACGGCACGCTTCCTGCGTAACTACAAGATCCAGGAAGTCATTCGCCGTCGCCAGATCCTGCTCGTTCAGGTCGTCAAGGAAGAGCGCGGCAACAAGGGTGCGGCTCTGACCACCTATGTGTCTCTGGCGGGACGTTATTGCGTGCTGATGCCCAATGCCCTGCGCGGCGGCGGCGTATCGCGCAAGATCACATCCGACAGCGATCGCAAGCGCCTGCGCGACGTCATTGCCGAGCTCGACCTGCCGCGCGGCATGGCCATGATCGTGCGCACGGCTGGTGCGCAGCGTCCGGGGCCCGAAATCACGCGTGACTGCGAATATCTGCTTCAGCTCTGGGACGATATCCGCAACCATACGCTGTCATCGGTCGCCCCGACGCTGATTTATGAAGAAGCCAATCTGATCAAGCGCGCCATTCGCGATCTGTTCAGCAAGGACATCGAAGAAATCATCATCGATGGTGAGCCGGCCTGGAAGAATGCGCGCGAATTCATGCGTCTTCTGATGCCGCATAACGCCAACAAGGTGAAACTCTGGCGCGACCAGAGCCAGAGCCTGTTCGGTCGCTACCATGTGGAAGGCCATCTGGACGCGATCTTCTCGCCCACGGCCCAGCTGAAATCGGGTGGCTATCTGGTGATCAACCAGACCGAAGCCCTCGTCTCGATCGACGTGAACTCCGGTCGCTCGACCGGTCAGCGCAATATCGAGGATACGGCGGTCCGCACGAACCTCGAAGCTGCCGAGGAAGTTGCCCGTCAGCTTCGTCTGCGCGACCTTGCTGGGCTTGTCGTGATCGACTTTATCGACATGGAAAGCCGCAAGCATAATGCGATGGTCGAGAAGCGCCTGAAGGATGCCCTGCGTTCTGACCGCGCACGCATCCAGATTGGACAGATCTCGCATTTCGGCCTGCTGGAAATGTCACGCCAGCGACTGCGCCCGTCGATCTCGGAAGCCGTTCTGGTTCCCTGCCCCCATTGTCAGGGCACAGGCCATGTGCGCGGCGTTGAAAGTGCCGCCCTGCACGTGCTGCGCGCCTTGGACGAGGAAGGGCTGAAGCAGAAAGCCGCCGAGATCAGTGTCCACATTACGTCGGGCATCACGCTCTACATCCTCAACAACAAGCGCGACTGGCTGGGCGAGATCGAACAGCGCCACCGCATGCGGGTGTCGTTCCAGCCGGATGACAGCCTGACACCGGCCGATCTGCGTATCGAACGCCTGCGCCCGCAGGTTCCTGCCGAGCAGCGCGCGCCGCAGCCCGAGCGTCATGAGTCTGAAGCGCCCCCTGCCGCACCTGCCTCCATCGTTGTGGAAGAGGAGTCCGATCTGGGCGCGGTTTCGGCCGAAGAAAGCCGTGACGAAGCACCGCGCGAGGAAAACAGCCGTGAAGATGGCGGTCGCCGTCGCCGTCGCCGTCGTCGTCGCAATGGCCGACGCTCGGATGAGTCGCGCGACATGCCGCAGGCAGTCGAGTCCGATGTCTCTGATGAAGCAGAGGACGAAGAAGGCACGGCACCTGAGCAGGACGTTGCGGCATCGCACGACGATCAGGCAGCTGGCGACAGCGAAGCCCTGATCGTTCCCGGCCGTCGTCGCATGCGCACGCGTCGTGTCTCCCGTGAGGAACGCGGCCAGGCCGAAGCGCCGCGCGAAGCCCGCGCCCAAGAGCCCCGCAAGGCTGAGACGCGTGATAACGCGGATCGCAACGGTGAGCGCAATGGCGCCAAGCGTGGCAACGAGGAGCGTCGTCGCAACCAGCCGGAAAACCGCTGGAATGGCCCTACCCCGGCCGATCCCTTCGGTGGCGCCTCGTTCGACATCTTCGACATGATCGAACAGGCAGAATCCCGTCTGGGCGCTCCATCTGCGCGCAATGACGAGCCGAAGCCCACTCTGGCAGATAGCGTGGCCGACAATGGCGCGGAATCTGTAAGGGCAGAAAGCGCTGCCTCGACCGCCAGCCTTCCGACAGAAGCACCCGCCGAAACGGCTACAAGCCACCTTCGCGAGGGTGATGAGGCTGGCGCCCGCAAGGGGCGTGGCCGTCCGCGTCGTCGTCCCGTAGCTGCTGAGCAGGCTGAACCTGCGCCGACTGCGCCAGCGGAGTCAGATTCAGCTTCCGTAGCTGAGCCTGTGGCCGTGGCAGAGGCCGATCAGGACAAGCCCGCAGCCCGTCGTCGCGGCCGCCCTCGCAAGGCACTTGCTGCAGCAGCCCTGCCTGAAGGTGATGCTGTTGACGCTGACCCCGCAGAAGCAACCGCCGATGCACCCAAGCCACGCCGTGGCCGCACGCCGCGCAAGGCAGCTGCGAACGACGTTGAGACTGACAGCGCGGTGAAGGCAGAGGAACAGGCTGCGAAGGCGCCCGCCAAGACCTCGGCCCGCCGTGGCAAGGCCAAGGCCGATGATGCGGCCCCGGTCGTGCAGCCCATCAATGTCGATGAGGTTGCACCCGCCAAGCCCCGTACGGGCTGGTGGAAGCGGTAA
- a CDS encoding 2-isopropylmalate synthase, with the protein MTIIHPSFGSVADNRVIIFDTTLRDGEQSPGFSMNLEEKIRMAKALEELGVDVIEAGFPVASPGDFESVQKIAETVREAVVCGLARSGGKRDIEAAGEAIAKAPRRRIHNFISTSPLHMKYKLRMEPETVLELIAEGNKASRHFTDDVQWSAEDGSRTEPDFLCRCVEMAIRHGATTINIPDTVGFTTPDELQAIFTMLRERVPGAEKVIFSTHNHNDLGLGVANTLAAVAGGARQIECTINGIGERAGNAALEEIVMAIRTRRDKIPFQNRIETPRLLGISRLLANITGFDVQPNKAIVGRNAFAHESGIHQDGILKNAATYEIMTPESVGWSKTSLVLGKHSGRAAFRDKLKALGYDLPDEKIQDAFERFKVLADQKKTVFDDDIRALVDDETRDHDRIRFVSLELTAGSKRPAEAALELLVDGVVRTAKVSGNGPVDAAFKAIGEIFPHEAELALFSVGAVTEGTDAQAKTTVRLQEGGKMVDGQGADADTIVSAVRAYVHALNKLLVKRARSEPEALNA; encoded by the coding sequence ATGACCATCATCCATCCTTCTTTCGGCTCGGTTGCTGACAACCGCGTCATCATTTTTGACACCACCCTGCGTGATGGCGAGCAATCGCCCGGCTTCTCGATGAATCTGGAAGAGAAGATCCGTATGGCGAAGGCTCTTGAAGAGCTGGGTGTCGATGTGATCGAAGCTGGCTTCCCGGTTGCGTCGCCCGGCGATTTTGAGAGCGTGCAGAAGATTGCCGAGACGGTCCGCGAGGCCGTGGTGTGTGGTCTGGCCCGAAGCGGTGGCAAGCGGGACATCGAGGCCGCAGGTGAGGCTATTGCCAAAGCGCCGCGTCGTCGAATTCACAACTTCATCTCCACCTCCCCGCTGCACATGAAGTACAAGCTGCGCATGGAACCCGAGACGGTTCTGGAGCTGATTGCCGAGGGCAACAAGGCATCGCGCCACTTCACGGATGACGTGCAGTGGTCGGCTGAGGATGGTTCACGCACCGAGCCGGATTTCCTGTGCCGTTGCGTGGAAATGGCGATCCGTCATGGCGCGACGACCATCAATATTCCTGATACGGTTGGCTTCACCACGCCGGATGAATTGCAGGCTATTTTCACCATGCTGCGTGAGCGCGTGCCGGGTGCGGAAAAGGTGATCTTCTCGACCCATAACCACAACGATCTGGGTCTGGGTGTCGCCAATACGCTGGCAGCAGTCGCCGGTGGCGCCCGCCAGATCGAGTGCACGATCAACGGTATTGGTGAGCGTGCCGGCAACGCGGCGCTCGAGGAAATCGTCATGGCGATCCGCACGCGCCGTGACAAGATTCCCTTCCAGAACCGCATCGAAACGCCACGTCTGCTGGGTATTTCGCGCCTGCTGGCCAATATTACCGGCTTTGACGTACAGCCCAACAAGGCGATCGTCGGGCGCAATGCCTTTGCTCATGAGAGCGGTATCCATCAGGACGGTATCCTGAAGAATGCCGCGACCTACGAGATCATGACGCCGGAAAGCGTGGGCTGGAGCAAGACGTCGCTCGTTCTGGGCAAGCATTCGGGGCGCGCTGCCTTCCGCGACAAGCTCAAGGCGCTGGGCTATGACCTGCCGGATGAGAAGATCCAGGATGCGTTCGAGCGCTTCAAGGTTCTGGCGGATCAGAAAAAGACCGTATTCGACGACGATATCCGCGCCCTGGTCGATGACGAAACCCGTGATCACGACCGCATCCGCTTTGTCTCGCTGGAGCTGACGGCTGGCTCGAAGCGTCCGGCCGAAGCAGCCCTCGAATTGCTCGTGGATGGCGTTGTGCGCACGGCAAAGGTCAGCGGCAACGGTCCTGTCGATGCTGCCTTCAAGGCAATTGGCGAGATCTTCCCGCATGAGGCCGAGCTGGCGCTGTTCTCTGTCGGCGCCGTGACCGAGGGCACGGATGCCCAGGCCAAGACGACTGTCCGCCTGCAGGAGGGTGGCAAGATGGTGGATGGTCAGGGTGCTGATGCCGACACGATCGTTTCCGCAGTGCGTGCCTATGTTCATGCGCTGAACAAGCTGCTGGTCAAGCGTGCCCGCAGCGAGCCCGAGGCGCTTAACGCCTGA
- a CDS encoding N-acetylmuramoyl-L-alanine amidase family protein, whose product MPVFDPTRRKVTRLLGGSLATGTLLGVRAARAEGHRAAHHAAQGAGSHHLTPHASGKAPALVGKAAPPRPVIMLDPGHGGKDPGAIGVSGTYEKHIAAAAAQELYHQIRSAGRYDVVMTRADDHFIPLEGRVDLAHRHKAQLFISMHADALHDPEVRGASVYTLSNGASDAQTASLAQTENSADRFAGPAFHGMSSEVQAILASLVNEETRRGSAHMAANVVSAFQPRIGLLRHPARHAAFVVLKSADIPSVLVEMGFMSNRHDEAALRQGGYRKQVATAMSAAIDRYFAGSGMNIAHSG is encoded by the coding sequence ATGCCTGTTTTCGATCCGACCCGCCGCAAGGTGACGCGACTTCTGGGGGGCTCGCTGGCCACAGGTACGCTGCTCGGTGTGCGCGCTGCGCGTGCGGAAGGCCACCGGGCAGCCCATCACGCAGCGCAGGGGGCGGGCAGCCATCATCTGACGCCGCACGCCAGCGGCAAGGCGCCTGCGCTGGTAGGCAAGGCCGCACCACCGCGCCCTGTGATCATGCTCGACCCCGGTCATGGAGGCAAAGACCCAGGGGCGATCGGTGTGAGCGGCACCTATGAGAAACACATTGCCGCGGCCGCAGCGCAGGAACTCTATCATCAGATTAGAAGTGCCGGACGCTATGATGTCGTGATGACGCGAGCGGACGATCATTTCATTCCGCTCGAGGGGCGCGTGGATCTTGCGCACCGCCACAAGGCGCAGCTTTTCATTTCCATGCATGCTGATGCCCTTCATGACCCGGAGGTGAGGGGCGCCAGCGTTTATACGCTTTCCAACGGTGCATCAGACGCGCAGACTGCCTCACTCGCCCAGACCGAGAACAGCGCCGACCGGTTTGCTGGCCCGGCGTTTCACGGCATGTCCTCCGAGGTGCAGGCCATCCTCGCCAGTCTGGTGAACGAGGAGACGAGGCGGGGGTCGGCGCATATGGCCGCCAATGTCGTATCAGCTTTCCAGCCGCGTATCGGCCTGCTGCGCCATCCCGCGCGCCATGCAGCCTTTGTCGTGCTCAAATCGGCGGATATTCCCTCTGTGCTGGTCGAAATGGGTTTCATGTCCAACCGGCATGACGAGGCGGCCCTGAGGCAGGGAGGCTATCGCAAGCAGGTGGCGACCGCCATGAGCGCGGCAATCGATCGCTATTTCGCCGGATCTGGCATGAATATTGCGCATTCGGGCTAG